Genomic segment of Meiothermus cerbereus DSM 11376:
CGGAGGGCTTGTTGCTCCTCCTGGTTCAGCAAGGCCCGCTTATCCCCTCCTGGGTTGTAGCGGTGCTTATCGATGAGCCCCTGGGGTCCCTCGGCGTTGTAGCGCCGGATGAGCTTGTAGACCCAGTTCTGGCTAAACCCGGTGGCCTGGCTCACTGCCCGGGTGCTGGGGCGGTTCTCCCGGGTCTGCTGGGCGTACAACCAGATCACCTGCCAGCGGGTCTTCTCCTTGGCATCCTTGCAGCTACGGTAGCGCTGTTCGAGTTCTTCCAGGCTCAGGTGGGCGTGTAGGGCTATGGCTTTGCTTGGCATGAGTTATTATCTACATAGATTTGGTATTACTGGCGTCCATCCCTGGGTTCACCATAGCACCCAAATGCGGGAGAGCAGGGTCATTTTGGCGTAGCGTACAATAACCCCGATGGTACGTTTTTCTGCCAGTGGGGTGCGCCTCGACCAGGCCCTGGCATTCGAGGCCAATACCTCGCGGGCCAAGGCCCAGGAGTGGATCGAAGCAGGCCTGGTAACGGTAGGGGGCAAGGTCGTTACCAAAGCCTCCTACAAGCTCAAGGGCGAAACCGTGGAGGTAGAGCCGCCACCGCCCCTTCCGGCCAGCGTGGCCGCCGAGGACATCCCGCTGCGGGTTTTGTACGAAGACCCCGACCTGATCGTGATCAACAAACCCGCCGGCATGATCACCCACCCCGCCCCCGGGGTCTACTCTGGAACACTGGTGAATGCCCTTCTGGGACGGTATGGGCTGGATGTCTCGCTGGGCGAGTCGGAAGAAGAAGGTGAGCTGCGCCTCAAAGCCCCCCGGCCCGAGCTGGTGCGCCCGGGGATCGTGCACCGCCTAGACAAGGACACCAGCGGGGTTATTGTGGTGGCCCGGCACGAAGCCGCCCACCGCCGGCTTTCCGAGGCTTTCGCCGGGCGCAGCATCTACAAGCGCTATATTGCCCTCACGGTGGGCATCCCGCGGGAGGGTATTCTGTCGGCTCCCATTGGCCGTCATCCGGTAGACCGCACCCGCATGCATGTGGGGGGTGTAGCGGCCCGGCACGCCCAGACCGAGTTTGAGGTGCTGGCGGTGGCCGAACCCCACGCCCTGGTCTCGGCCATCCTGCACACCGGACGCACCCACCAGATCCGGGTACACCTCAAGCACCTGCACGCCCCCATTCTGGGCGACGAGGTATACGGCAAGCCCTCTGACCTGATCGCGCGTCAGGCCCTACACGCCTACGAACTGCGCTTGCAACACCCTCGTACCGGCAAGTACCTGCACTTTGTGGCCCCTATCCCCCCCGATATGGTGCGGGCCTGGGAGCGGTTGGGCGGGGTCTGGCCGGCGGATTTGCACACCGAGGGGCTCGAGGCCGACGCAGTGGGGCCGTTTCGCTGAGGTTGGACGGCAGAGGCCTTGAAGCCAGAATAGCTGGCGCGGTGAGCTTCGGTCTTCCAAAGGACAGCCGCTCGAGGTTTTTTAGCGGAGCACTCGGTCTGGTAAACAGACCCTCTATTTCCCGTGCAGGCTATGCCAATTGGGCTTCCACGCCTGGTTGCTTGATTTGTGGGCTCGGGTTGGGAATACTGGGGTCAAGCAAAAGCCCAGGAGGCATGGTATGAATGTAGTGTTTCTCTCCCCCCATTTCCCCCCCAACTTCTGGCCGTTTTGTGTGCGTTTGCGTGAAGCGGGACACAACGTGCTGGGCCTGGCCGATGCCGAATACGACGCGCTGCGCCCCGAGCTAAGGCAGGCCCTCACGGAGTATTACAGGGTTTCCGATATGCACAACTACGACGAGCTGGTGCGGGCGCTGGGCTACTTTACACACCGCTACGGCAAGCTCGACCGGCTCGACTCCATGAGCGAGTACTGGCTCGAGACCGAGGCCAGGCTGCGCGAAGACTTTAATATCTTCGGCCTGCGGCCCCAGGATATGGACCGCGTGAAGCGCAAGTCGGTCATGAAGCAGTATTTTCAGCAGGCCGGGCTGCGGGTGGCGCGGGGCCGGGTCTGCCGCACGGCGGTAGAAGCCCAGGATTTTGTAGAAGAGGTGGGCTATCCGGTGGTAGCCAAGCCCGATATTGGGGTGGGCGCGGCCAAGACCTACAAGATCACCAACGACGCCGAACTTATGGACTATATCGCCACCAAACCCCCGGTGGACTACATTATGGAAGAGTTCATCCCCGGCAGAATCATCACCTACGATGGTCTGACCGATATCGAGGGTAACGTGGTATTCGATAGTTCGCTCGAGTACTCCAAGGGCGTGATGGAGGTGGTCAACCAGGACACCGACATCTACTACTACATGGTGCGGGAAATACCGGAAGACCTGCGCGAGGCCGGCCGCAAGGTGGTGGAGGCCTTCCATGTGCGCGAGCGCTTTTTCCACTTCGAGTTCTTCCGCCTGGAAGATGGCTCCCTGATGGCGCTGGAGGTGAACATGCGCCCCCCAGGCGGCCTGACCATCGACATGTTCAACTACGCCAACGACATGGACATATTCAAGGAATGGGTCAACGTGCTCACCTACGGTCGCGTGAGCCAGCAGGCCCAGCACCCCTACTTCTGCACCTATGTGGGCCGCAAAGACCACATCCACTACAAGCGTTCGCACGAACAGGTACTGGCCGAGTTTGGCCCCCTGATCGCCCACCATGAGCGCATCAGCGGCATCTTTGCCGGGGCCATTGGCAACTACGGCTACATCCTGCGCCACCCCGACCTGACCATCCTGCTGCAAGCCGCCCAGGCCATCCAGGAACGGGCCTAGCCAAGGAGTTTCGCATGTACACCGAGTATCACAAATGGTATAGCCCGGCCCTGGGGCACGAGATGGAGCTCAAACTGTACGGCCACTACGGCCAGCCGGTGCTGGTCTTTCCGGCCCAGAACGGGCGCTGGTACGACTGGGAAGGCCACGCCGGGATGGCCCAGGCCCTGGCCCCCATGATTGAGGCGGGGCGGGTCAAGTTTTTTTGCGTGGACGGCATTGACTGGCAGAGCTGGACCAACCAGAGCATCCCCCCGGCTGAGCGGGCCCGCCGCCACAACGACTACGACGCCTACATCATGCAGGAGGTGGTTCCCTTTGTGCAGAAGAACACCGGCCTGCCCACCCTGTGGGTCACGGGGTGCAGCATGGGGGCCCTGCATGCGGCCAACTTCTTCTTCAAATACCCCGAGGTATTCGACGGCCTGATTGCCATATCTGGGTTGTATCAGGTGGGTGGCTTTGTGGGCGATGCGGGCAGCATGGACGCCTACTTCAACTCGCCCTTGTGGTATTTGCGTAACCTGACCGACGAAGCCAAGCTCGAGGCCTACCGGCGCAACAAGATTGTGTTTGCGGTGGGCCAGGGACGCTGGGAGGAAGAGTGCCTGCGCGACACCCGCCAGATGCAAGAGCTGCTGCAACAAAAGGGCATCTATGCCACCTTCGACTACTGGGGCCACGACGTGGACCACGACTGGCCCTGGTGGCAGAAGATGCTGCCCTATGAGCTACAGCGCCTAGGGGTATGATATGAACCCCGCCCGAATCGTTTCGTTATGGACAGGTCAGAGCACCCTGGTTGTTCGAGCTAATGCTGCCCGTGCTTCAGGCGGGGGCCCCAGAAAAAAGAACAAATCAAAGACATCTCTTATGACTCGGGGGTTTTTTTCTCCACCGACTCGAGCCGGTGGTTGGCCCGGTAGTGCCCGGCCAGCTCGTCTATGTAGGTCTCCTCGCAGGGCTTAACCCCCGCCAGGTAGGCCGCGCGGCCCAGGGCGTGGGCGGCTACCGGCGCGGTCAGGATAATGAAGGCCAGGGCCGAGAGGGCCCGGGCCGCCACCGAGAGCTCCTGGTAGAACACCGCCACCGCCACCAGAATCAGGCCCACCCCCAGGGTACCGGCCTTGGAGGTGGCGTGCATGCGGTTGTACAGGTCGGGCATCCGCACCACTCCAATGGCCGCAATAAACAGGAAGAACACCCCACCCAGTACCAGGACATACACCAGCCACATTTGCATCTCAGTCCCCCTTCTGGCCCCGGTACTCGATGTAGCGGGCCAGCCCCAGCGTGGCCAGGAAGGCAAACAGAGCCAGCGCAATGGCGACATCTAAAAAGGCCGTCTGGCCACTGACCAGGGCATACAGGGCGGCCAGGGCCACCGAGACCGAGGTAATCAGGTCGAGGCCCACCACCCGGTCGGGCAGGGTAGGCCCCTTAACCAAGCGATATAGGGCAAAGGGCAGGGTCAGCATCAAGGCCAGCAGCATGGCCTCCAGAAAACTCATCGGGTTACCTCCAGAACGGCTTTTTCCAGGCTTTCGTGGGTAGATTCGATCACCTTTTGTGGGTCGTCCACAAACATCCCGTGCACATACAGCACCTTGCGGTCAGAAGAGACGTCCAGGCTCAGGGTGCCCGGTGTGAGGGTAATCAGGTTGGCCAGGAGGGTGATCTCGAGGTCGGTTTTAACCTCCAGTGGATAGGCGATAATGCCCGGCCGGATGGGCAGGCGGGGGGAGAGCACCGCCCGGGCCACCCGCAGGCTCGAGAGCACAATCTCCCACAGCATCAAGAGCACAAAACGGGGCAGCTTCCAGGCCAGGGTGAAGTAGCGCTGGGCCTGCGGGTCGAAGAGGGGGCGGGCCAGCAGCAGAATCAGGAAGCAGATGGCAAAGCCCACCAGAAAGTTTGCAAGGGTAAAAGCCTCGGTCACGGCCATCCAGAAGATGGTCAAAACCACGTTGTAGACAAAGGCCCTCATCGGCTCACCCCCAGCACCGCCTCAATGTAGCCGGCGGGCTCGAGCAGCTCCCGCGCTGCCGCCAGCGAGAGTCCCAGAAGCGGCTCGGCCCACAGCCCGATGCCCAGCGTCAGTAGGGCCAGCAGGGCTACCGGCAGCACCAGCCCCCCCCAGCCAGACGATGCGTCCGTGGCCTGGGGGGCATTCTTCCAAAAAACCTCGGCGAAGACCAAACCCATCGAGAGCAGGGTCAACAGGCCCACCAGCAGGGCTACCCCCACAATCCCATACTGCCCGGCCTGCAACCCCGCCGCCACCAGGGTAAACTTGGCCCAGAAACCCGAAAAAGGCGGCAGCCCCGCCAGCGAGAAGGCCGGCAGCAAAAACAGCACCGCCAGCCAGGGAAAGGGCCGGTACAGCCCGCCCATCCGCACCAGCACGGTGGTGCCCTGGAGGCGCTGCAGCAGACCCGCCAGCAAAAACAGGGCTGCGATGACAACCATGTGGTTGAGGGCGTAAAAGACCGAGCCAGCCAGGGCCAGCGGGGTCAGGATGCCCAGCCCCATCAGCATATAGCCGATGTGGCTCACCAGCTGGAACGACAAAAGCCGCCTGAGTTCCCCCTGGGCCAGCGCCATCAACACCCCCAGCAAGAGCGTAAAACCGGCAATCCAGAGAATCAGGTTATGGGTAAACCCGGTGTCCTGGGTGAAAAGCAGGGTAAAGACCCGGATCAGGGCATATACCCCCACCTTGGTCAGGAGCCCGGCAAAGAGGGCCGAGATCATCACCGGTGGGGCCGGGTAGGAGGCCGGCAGCCAGAAGAAAAAGGGAAAGACTGCGGCCTTGAGGCCAAAAGCTGCCAGAAAGAGCATGGCCAGCGCGCTCAAGAGCCCAGGGTGGACGGCCCCGACCCGGGTGGCCAGGTCGGCCAGGTTTAAGGCCCCGGTGGCCCCGTACAGGAGGCCCACCGCCACCAAAAACAGGATGGAGGACAGGAGCGAGACCGCGAAGTATTTGACCCCTCCGGCCAGCTGGGCCTGGCTGCCCCCCAGGATCATCAGCACGAAGGAGGCCAGCAGGAGCACCTCGAACCAGACGTATAGGTTGAACAGGTCGCCAGTCAGGAAGGCCCCATTCACCCCGAAGAGCAGCAAGTGGGCCAGGGCGTAGTAGCCCTGCGCCTCGCGGGCCGGGTCGCCTTCATTCAGGGCATACAGGGCCACCGCCACCGCCACCACCCCGGTGGCGAGCACCATCAGGGCCGAGAGGTGGTCGGCCACGAAGGTGATGCCGAAGGGGGCCGGCCAGTTGCCAATCTGGACGGCCTGGATGCCCCGCTGGTGGATCTGGATGAGCAGGGCCACGGCTGCGGCCAGCAAGCCCAGAGCGCCCGCCAGACCCAGCAGGCGCTGGGCGGAGCGGTGGGCCACCACCAGGCACAAAATGCCGGTGGTGAGCGGAACCAGCAAGGGAAGCACCAAGAGCCAGCTCATGGGCGCTCACCCTCCCATCGCACCTCGTCCACCGGCGAGGGGGCCGGGGCCGGCTCCAGGGTCTCGGGGATCGCCTCGGCGCTGAGGGTACCGAGTGCCTCCTGGGCCCGGAAGAACAGCACGATGCCGAAAGCCGCCAGGGCAAAGCCAATCACGATGGCGGTGAGAATCAGAGCCTGGGGTAAAGGGTTGGCGTAGGGTTCCATCACCGCACCGCTGGGCTGCACCAGGGGCGGGAACTGGCTGCCCAGGCGGCCTGCGGTAAAGATGAGCAGGTTGGCGGCGTTGCCCAGCACCAGAAAGCCAATCAGAAACTGAATCAGGTGGGGCCTGAGCATCAGATAGACCCCCACCGCCATCAAAGCGCCCACCAAAAACGAGAGCAAAACTTCCATTAGAGGCCCTCCGGACGGGCCGAAGACTCCTCGAGCCCAAAGATAGCCGAGAGGAGCGCCCCAAACACGGTCAGGTAGACCCCGATGTCGAAGATCACCGGCGTACCAATCTTCACGCCCAGCACCTTGAACCACTGCCCGGTCATGAAGGGCTCGGCCTGAAGCAGGGCCGGCAGGCCGCTCAACAGGGCCAGCAGCAGGCCCCACCCCACCAGCCTTAAAGGGGGCAGGGGCAACAGCTTGCGGGCCGCGGCCAGGCCGTGCGCCAGGGCAAACAGCGCATAGGCCCCCACCGCCACCAGGGCCCCGATAAAGCCCCCGCCCGGCTCGTTGTGGCCGCGCAGCAGTAAAAAGACCGAGAGCAAGAGCAAAAGGGTAAAGAGGAACCTCGAGGTGGTCTTCAGGATCAGGGTGTTCACGGCTTCTCCTCCCGCTTCCGTCGACTAGAAAGGGACGATCCTCTATGGCGCTTCACCAAGAGGGCCCAGACCCCCAGCCCGGCCAGCCCCACCACGGTTATCTCGCCAAAGGTGTCCAGGCCGCGGAAGTCTACCAGAATCACGTTTACGATATTGCGCCCAAAGCCTTCGGGCAGGCTCTTCTGGGCAAAAAACTGGCTCAGGTGCAGCTCGAGCGGCTGTGTCAGCATCCCCAGCATCAAGAGGGTGACCATACCCCCAAAGCCCAGGGCTACGGCCTTGTCCAGCCAGCGCCCATGCGGCACCGGCCCAATGTTGCGGATTTGCAGCAGCACCAAAGCGATCAGGATGGCGGTTAGGGTCTCCACCAAAAACTGGGTGATGGAGAGGTCGGGCGCGTTTTGCAGCAGGAAGACCAGGGCCACCCCCGCCCCCACCATGCCCAGCACCACCACCATCGCCAGGTGGGAGCGCAGCCGGAGGGCAAAAAGCGCCCCCAGGAGCATCAGCCCCAGCAGCAAGACCTGCGCGGGGGCGGGGCTCGAGGCCTCCTCCGGCCAGAAGACCTGGCCGCCGCGCAGGAGCGCCAGCCCCACCAGCGTCACCAGACCCGCAAATATCCAGACCAGGTAAGCCCTGAGCGAGCCGCTTTGCAGCAGGCGCTCTACCCCTACTGCCGCTCGCATGAGACCCCGCAGAAGGGCCACATAGGCGCTTTCCGGGCCAGGAAGGGGCTCCTGGGCCATCCAGGCCTGCAGGCGGGGGTAGAGGAAATAAAGCCCCATGCCCAGCAAAACCGTAAGCAGGCTTAGGAGCAAGGCCAGGTTGAAGCCAGGCCAGAGCTTCAGGTGATAGGCCACGGCCTGGCCCTTGACCGAACTGGCCACCGCCTCGGCCAGGGGGTTATAAAGCCCAGGAAACAGGCCCAGCA
This window contains:
- a CDS encoding helix-turn-helix domain-containing protein, which translates into the protein MPSKAIALHAHLSLEELEQRYRSCKDAKEKTRWQVIWLYAQQTRENRPSTRAVSQATGFSQNWVYKLIRRYNAEGPQGLIDKHRYNPGGDKRALLNQEEQQALR
- a CDS encoding RluA family pseudouridine synthase, which gives rise to MVRFSASGVRLDQALAFEANTSRAKAQEWIEAGLVTVGGKVVTKASYKLKGETVEVEPPPPLPASVAAEDIPLRVLYEDPDLIVINKPAGMITHPAPGVYSGTLVNALLGRYGLDVSLGESEEEGELRLKAPRPELVRPGIVHRLDKDTSGVIVVARHEAAHRRLSEAFAGRSIYKRYIALTVGIPREGILSAPIGRHPVDRTRMHVGGVAARHAQTEFEVLAVAEPHALVSAILHTGRTHQIRVHLKHLHAPILGDEVYGKPSDLIARQALHAYELRLQHPRTGKYLHFVAPIPPDMVRAWERLGGVWPADLHTEGLEADAVGPFR
- a CDS encoding ATP-grasp domain-containing protein, which gives rise to MNVVFLSPHFPPNFWPFCVRLREAGHNVLGLADAEYDALRPELRQALTEYYRVSDMHNYDELVRALGYFTHRYGKLDRLDSMSEYWLETEARLREDFNIFGLRPQDMDRVKRKSVMKQYFQQAGLRVARGRVCRTAVEAQDFVEEVGYPVVAKPDIGVGAAKTYKITNDAELMDYIATKPPVDYIMEEFIPGRIITYDGLTDIEGNVVFDSSLEYSKGVMEVVNQDTDIYYYMVREIPEDLREAGRKVVEAFHVRERFFHFEFFRLEDGSLMALEVNMRPPGGLTIDMFNYANDMDIFKEWVNVLTYGRVSQQAQHPYFCTYVGRKDHIHYKRSHEQVLAEFGPLIAHHERISGIFAGAIGNYGYILRHPDLTILLQAAQAIQERA
- a CDS encoding esterase family protein, which gives rise to MYTEYHKWYSPALGHEMELKLYGHYGQPVLVFPAQNGRWYDWEGHAGMAQALAPMIEAGRVKFFCVDGIDWQSWTNQSIPPAERARRHNDYDAYIMQEVVPFVQKNTGLPTLWVTGCSMGALHAANFFFKYPEVFDGLIAISGLYQVGGFVGDAGSMDAYFNSPLWYLRNLTDEAKLEAYRRNKIVFAVGQGRWEEECLRDTRQMQELLQQKGIYATFDYWGHDVDHDWPWWQKMLPYELQRLGV
- the mnhG gene encoding monovalent cation/H(+) antiporter subunit G, translating into MQMWLVYVLVLGGVFFLFIAAIGVVRMPDLYNRMHATSKAGTLGVGLILVAVAVFYQELSVAARALSALAFIILTAPVAAHALGRAAYLAGVKPCEETYIDELAGHYRANHRLESVEKKTPES
- a CDS encoding monovalent cation/H+ antiporter complex subunit F, whose amino-acid sequence is MSFLEAMLLALMLTLPFALYRLVKGPTLPDRVVGLDLITSVSVALAALYALVSGQTAFLDVAIALALFAFLATLGLARYIEYRGQKGD
- a CDS encoding Na+/H+ antiporter subunit E: MRAFVYNVVLTIFWMAVTEAFTLANFLVGFAICFLILLLARPLFDPQAQRYFTLAWKLPRFVLLMLWEIVLSSLRVARAVLSPRLPIRPGIIAYPLEVKTDLEITLLANLITLTPGTLSLDVSSDRKVLYVHGMFVDDPQKVIESTHESLEKAVLEVTR
- a CDS encoding proton-conducting transporter membrane subunit, which translates into the protein MSWLLVLPLLVPLTTGILCLVVAHRSAQRLLGLAGALGLLAAAVALLIQIHQRGIQAVQIGNWPAPFGITFVADHLSALMVLATGVVAVAVALYALNEGDPAREAQGYYALAHLLLFGVNGAFLTGDLFNLYVWFEVLLLASFVLMILGGSQAQLAGGVKYFAVSLLSSILFLVAVGLLYGATGALNLADLATRVGAVHPGLLSALAMLFLAAFGLKAAVFPFFFWLPASYPAPPVMISALFAGLLTKVGVYALIRVFTLLFTQDTGFTHNLILWIAGFTLLLGVLMALAQGELRRLLSFQLVSHIGYMLMGLGILTPLALAGSVFYALNHMVVIAALFLLAGLLQRLQGTTVLVRMGGLYRPFPWLAVLFLLPAFSLAGLPPFSGFWAKFTLVAAGLQAGQYGIVGVALLVGLLTLLSMGLVFAEVFWKNAPQATDASSGWGGLVLPVALLALLTLGIGLWAEPLLGLSLAAARELLEPAGYIEAVLGVSR
- a CDS encoding sodium:proton antiporter; this translates as MEVLLSFLVGALMAVGVYLMLRPHLIQFLIGFLVLGNAANLLIFTAGRLGSQFPPLVQPSGAVMEPYANPLPQALILTAIVIGFALAAFGIVLFFRAQEALGTLSAEAIPETLEPAPAPSPVDEVRWEGERP
- a CDS encoding Na+/H+ antiporter subunit B, with protein sequence MNTLILKTTSRFLFTLLLLLSVFLLLRGHNEPGGGFIGALVAVGAYALFALAHGLAAARKLLPLPPLRLVGWGLLLALLSGLPALLQAEPFMTGQWFKVLGVKIGTPVIFDIGVYLTVFGALLSAIFGLEESSARPEGL